One region of Baekduia soli genomic DNA includes:
- a CDS encoding cyclic nucleotide-binding domain-containing protein, with translation MTPATLAVLDPEFAETVARRPHITGDLQACLARRLDAVMRQVTIAHVRHAETRVMLALWLQADRWGHTSSAGVVCPVPLTHGLLGRLTCLQRPTVSTAVSRLIADERLRRRPDGSWLLLGGRPQTATSPTSPEVLSARR, from the coding sequence GTGACGCCCGCCACGCTGGCGGTCCTTGACCCGGAGTTCGCCGAGACCGTCGCCCGCCGGCCGCACATCACCGGCGACCTGCAGGCCTGCCTGGCCCGACGCCTCGACGCGGTGATGCGGCAGGTCACGATCGCCCACGTCCGTCACGCCGAGACCAGGGTGATGCTGGCGTTGTGGCTGCAGGCCGACCGTTGGGGCCACACCAGCAGCGCGGGCGTCGTGTGCCCGGTTCCACTGACCCACGGCCTCCTCGGGCGGCTGACCTGCCTGCAGCGCCCCACCGTCAGCACCGCTGTCTCCCGGCTCATCGCCGACGAGCGGCTCAGACGACGCCCGGACGGCTCCTGGCTGCTGCTCGGCGGGCGGCCGCAGACCGCGACCAGCCCCACGTCGCCTGAGGTCCTGTCCGCGAGACGCTGA
- a CDS encoding class I SAM-dependent methyltransferase produces MGRQGDGVLTALIVSERAARYDAWFDTLLGTAMDRPESRAVLDLAAPLPGEDALRAACGTGIYTRRLAGAGVMVTGLGEIAGALFCPGLAVEDDGRDDGERADEPGGHGADRARLTRG; encoded by the coding sequence GTGGGCCGACAAGGTGATGGTGTTCTGACGGCACTCATCGTCAGCGAGCGCGCTGCGCGCTACGACGCGTGGTTCGACACGCTGCTCGGCACCGCGATGGACAGGCCGGAATCCCGGGCGGTGCTCGACCTGGCCGCGCCGCTCCCCGGCGAGGACGCACTCCGCGCTGCCTGCGGCACGGGCATCTACACGCGTCGCCTCGCAGGGGCGGGAGTGATGGTCACGGGCCTAGGTGAGATCGCAGGAGCGTTGTTCTGTCCGGGTCTCGCCGTGGAGGATGACGGCCGAGATGACGGCGAGCGCGCCGATGAGCCGGGTGGCCACGGCGCTGACCGCGCTCGTCTGACCCGCGGCTGA
- a CDS encoding DUF1660 family phage protein — MACRLLGHRWRFRADDRTLSWDCERCAAHGGSKEYPDATAARRYARAFDEEPGRGERRFLLAAAPLWLWRRLRRETR; from the coding sequence GTGGCCTGCCGTCTGCTCGGGCACCGCTGGCGGTTCCGCGCCGACGACCGCACGCTGTCGTGGGACTGTGAACGGTGCGCGGCCCACGGCGGGAGCAAGGAGTACCCCGACGCCACGGCCGCGCGCCGCTACGCGCGGGCCTTCGACGAGGAGCCGGGGCGCGGCGAGCGCCGCTTCCTGCTCGCGGCCGCGCCGCTGTGGCTGTGGCGGCGCCTGCGCCGCGAGACCCGATGA
- a CDS encoding STAS domain-containing protein: MRSWNQQTIEPLCLRRVLLGPESCGDEVLVQRGTTIVVTVHGEVDLLPADALVVVVAEAIGRAQEIVVLDLAAVTLLDSAGLHALQVIVERARSRRVRLVAVLPEGQVREALSIVGLDELLAQAGVEN, translated from the coding sequence ATGCGCTCCTGGAATCAGCAGACGATCGAGCCGCTCTGTCTCCGGCGAGTGCTGCTGGGACCCGAGTCCTGCGGAGACGAGGTCCTGGTGCAGCGTGGAACGACGATCGTGGTCACGGTCCATGGCGAGGTCGACCTGCTGCCGGCCGATGCGCTGGTGGTCGTGGTGGCCGAGGCGATCGGTCGTGCTCAAGAGATCGTGGTGCTCGACCTTGCCGCTGTCACGCTGCTGGACTCGGCCGGGCTGCACGCGCTGCAGGTCATCGTCGAGCGTGCGCGATCGCGGCGGGTGCGACTGGTCGCCGTGCTCCCCGAGGGGCAGGTCCGAGAGGCCCTCTCGATCGTCGGGCTGGACGAGCTGCTGGCGCAGGCCGGGGTCGAGAACTAG
- a CDS encoding sigma-70 family RNA polymerase sigma factor — protein sequence MRELEGAQEPATLEADVRTQSVGAVTGPSVGHGSGADAALLARYARTRSPQVREQLVHRYLPLARHAAGQYAAGAEPFDDLLQVASIGLLKAIDRFDPDRGIAFSSFALPTMAGEIRRHFRDRGWAIRPPRDLLELALSLEREAEELQRVLGRSPTVAELSRAAGRDEETVLEARQALSAKTFASLSAPSGGEHGGGETILERGHGVEETGYERAEQRATLAPLVGRLPAREQLIVRLRFDRDLTQAEIGEIVGLSQMHVSRILRTSLQRLQTTAPEPWVPAPVARAPRAGPGSSVAGRPARARMVGSAADTVRILDDDTELTSGLDAGTVAGLGGGVEVRRRRIRRGPWTPPLADLCEVGHLGLLVLDGFWSESCGWPGAGAPSCWGPVICCVIQTSPTTAVRWIPGPTGTP from the coding sequence GTGCGCGAGCTCGAGGGTGCGCAGGAGCCGGCGACGCTGGAAGCCGACGTGCGGACGCAGTCCGTCGGGGCTGTCACCGGGCCCTCCGTCGGGCACGGCAGCGGGGCCGACGCCGCCCTGCTGGCACGCTATGCGCGTACGCGCTCTCCGCAGGTGCGTGAACAGCTCGTGCACCGCTACCTGCCGTTGGCGCGGCATGCGGCAGGTCAGTACGCGGCCGGCGCGGAGCCGTTCGACGATCTGCTGCAGGTGGCCAGCATCGGGCTGTTGAAGGCGATCGACCGCTTCGATCCCGACCGCGGGATCGCCTTCAGCAGCTTCGCCCTGCCGACCATGGCGGGCGAGATCCGCCGGCATTTCCGCGACCGAGGCTGGGCCATCCGCCCGCCGCGGGACCTGCTCGAGCTGGCCCTGAGCCTGGAGCGCGAGGCTGAGGAGCTGCAGCGCGTCCTGGGTCGCTCACCGACCGTCGCCGAGCTCAGCCGAGCTGCCGGCCGCGACGAGGAGACGGTGCTGGAGGCCCGCCAGGCCCTGTCGGCCAAGACGTTCGCATCGCTGTCGGCCCCCTCGGGCGGTGAGCACGGCGGCGGGGAGACGATCCTGGAGCGTGGCCACGGCGTTGAGGAGACCGGGTATGAGCGCGCCGAGCAGCGCGCGACGCTGGCCCCGCTGGTGGGCCGGCTCCCGGCGCGCGAGCAGTTGATCGTGCGTCTGCGCTTCGACCGGGATCTGACCCAGGCCGAGATCGGCGAGATCGTCGGCCTCTCGCAGATGCACGTCTCGCGCATCCTGCGCACCAGCCTGCAGCGCCTGCAGACCACCGCTCCCGAGCCGTGGGTGCCCGCGCCGGTTGCTCGGGCCCCGAGGGCGGGGCCCGGCTCGTCTGTCGCAGGCCGGCCCGCGCGAGCGCGCATGGTGGGATCCGCCGCGGACACCGTCCGGATCTTGGATGACGACACCGAGCTGACCTCGGGCCTGGACGCCGGGACGGTCGCGGGTCTGGGTGGCGGGGTCGAGGTTCGCCGTCGGCGGATCAGGCGGGGGCCCTGGACACCGCCCCTGGCCGACCTCTGCGAGGTCGGCCACCTCGGACTGTTGGTCCTCGACGGGTTCTGGTCCGAGAGCTGTGGCTGGCCGGGCGCCGGAGCGCCGAGCTGCTGGGGCCCGGTGATCTGCTGTGTCATTCAGACGTCGCCAACGACGGCGGTTCGGTGGATACCCGGACCGACTGGCACGCCGTGA
- a CDS encoding DsrE/DsrF/TusD sulfur relay family protein produces MKTLVIVNDPPYGSERPYNALRLAGALAKRGGLELRVFLLGDGVACAIAGQELPEGHYHLDRMLEPLVRRGEVACCGTCLDARGLGESRLVDGARRSTLDELTDWTLWADKVMVF; encoded by the coding sequence ATGAAGACCCTCGTGATCGTCAACGACCCGCCCTATGGCAGTGAGCGCCCCTACAACGCGCTCCGCCTGGCCGGCGCGCTCGCCAAGCGTGGCGGCCTTGAGCTGCGGGTGTTCCTGCTGGGCGATGGGGTTGCCTGCGCGATCGCCGGACAGGAGTTGCCCGAGGGCCACTACCACCTCGATCGCATGCTCGAGCCGCTCGTGCGCCGCGGCGAGGTCGCCTGCTGCGGTACCTGTCTGGACGCACGCGGCCTCGGCGAGTCCCGGCTCGTCGACGGCGCGCGCCGCTCGACGCTTGACGAGCTGACCGATTGGACCCTGTGGGCCGACAAGGTGATGGTGTTCTGA